One genomic segment of Panicum virgatum strain AP13 chromosome 2N, P.virgatum_v5, whole genome shotgun sequence includes these proteins:
- the LOC120659064 gene encoding GDSL esterase/lipase At5g03600-like: MNLLAACFVVLLLAGAPGVAESRRHRHHHHDDDDGSRRSPPAGNKQQRTQKLFVFGDDFADTGNGASDPDLGYNSREWRYPFGMSDTAHARRPSGRFSDGLVQSDFMAKIMGRREAPPPYAYDDWADGIDAAGLNFAVGDSGALDTPAGVTRLGKQVQQLRRLVKDGRVERRDLRDSVALVAYSGNDYAYADDDDLVETVVEELASVVSDLQDLGVGKVLVNTVPPFGCSPWLTRQFNYTACDDSGNAGSDRHNAALRDRLGAGGGDDGVMLLDVNSIITDLVAPREEGSPALAARFTELLRPCCEATDDGATDGDRGYCGLDGGYSLCDRPGEYFFWDTDHPTQAGWRAVMQLLQGPIMAFLGISNLEHF, encoded by the exons ATGAATCTCTTGGCCGCCTgcttcgtcgtcctcctcctcgccg GTGCACCCGGTGTGGCGGAGTCCCGGCGGCACCGTCACCACCAtcatgacgacgacgacggcagccgCCGCAGCCCCCCGGCGGGCAACAAGCAGCAGCGCACGCAGAAGCTGTTCGTGTTCGGCGACGACTTCGCCGACACCGGCAACGGCGCCTCGGACCCCGACCTCGGCTACAACTCCCGCGAGTGGCGCTACCCCTTCGGCATGTCGGACACGGCCCACGCCAGGCGCCCCAGCGGCCGCTTCTCCGACGGCCTCGTCCAGTCCGACTTCATGGCCAAGATCATGGGCCGCCGCGAGGCCCCGCCGCCCTACGCCTACGACGACTGGGCCGACGGCATCGACGCCGCCGGCCTCAACTTCGCCGTCGGCGACTCCGGCGCGCTGGACACGCCCGCGGGGGTCACCAGGCTCGGCAAGCAGGTCCAGCAGCTCAGGCGCCTCGTCAAGGACGGCCGGGTCGAGCGCCGGGACCTCAGGGACTCGGTGGCGCTCGTCGCCTACTCCGGCAATGACTACGCCtacgccgacgacgacgatctGGTGGAGACGGTGGTGGAGGAGCTGGCGAGCGTGGTGTCGGATCTGCAGGACCTGGGCGTCGGCAAGGTGCTGGTGAACACGGTGCCGCCGTTCGGGTGCTCGCCGTGGCTGACGAGGCAGTTCAACTACACGGCCTGCGACGACAGCGGCAACGCCGGCTCCGACAGGCACAACGCGGCGCTCCGGGACCggctgggcgccggcggcggggacgacggCGTGATGCTCCTGGACGTGAACAGCATCATCACGGACCTGGTGGCGCCCAGGGAGGAAGGGtcgccggcgctggcggcgcggtTCACGGAGCTCCTCCGCCCCTGCTGTGAGGCCACTGACGACGGCGCCACCGACGGCGACAGGGGCTACTGCGGCCTCGACGGCGGCTACTCGCTCTGCGACCGCCCCGGGGAGTACTTCTTCTGGGACACCGACCACCCGACGCAAGCCGGCTGGAGGGCCGTCATGCAGCTCCTCCAGGGGCCCATCATGGCCTTCCTCGGAATCTCCAACCTCGAGCACTTCTGA
- the LOC120659065 gene encoding Werner Syndrome-like exonuclease, giving the protein MVVRRRNPAVPRRTVRVAGCPVQTTVTARPAIVRRWVYVTLWLNRRRLLSFSGLTVGLGVQWAPPFRRLPAGAEPRPGTLQLCVGNRCLIFQLARAAVPQILRRFLADARATFAARNVEADLRKLRAHHGLEVRSALELRAASGMGNASTATMAERLLGIRGLEKPGKVGTSRWDAPRLSRKQERYAAADAYVACRLGVYFRRRAAAMACDDQELEAECSDDEVSPEAEAEYKHGDWGRFVGFLERASDDDRHGDAAVDDHLYDSVCSAY; this is encoded by the coding sequence ATGGTCGTCCGCCGCCGCAACCCCGCCGTGCCCAGGCGCACGGTGCGCGTGGCCGGCTGCCCTGTCCAGACCACGGTGACCGCGCGGCCGGCCATCGTGCGGCGATGGGTGTACGTCACCCTGtggctcaaccgccggcgcctcctctcCTTCTCCGGCCTCACCGTCGGCCTGGGCGTGCAGTGGGCGCCGCCCTTCCGCAGGctgcccgccggcgccgagccGCGCCCGGGCACGCTGCAGCTGTGCGTCGGCAACCGCTGCCTCATCTtccagctcgcgcgggccgCCGTGCCGCAGATCCTGCGCCGGTTCCTCGCCGACGCCCGCGCCACGTTCGCGGCGCGCAACGTCGAGGCGGACCTCCGGAAGCTCCGCGCGCACCACGGGCTGGAGGTGCGCTCGGCGctcgagctccgcgccgcctccggcaTGGGCAACGCGTCCACGGCGACCATGGCCGAGAGGCTGCTGGGGATCCGGGGGCTGGAGAAGCCCGGGAAGGTCGGCACCAGCAGGTGGGACGCGCCGAGGCTGTCCCGGAAGCAGGAGCGGTACGCGGCCGCCGACGCGTACGTCGCTTGCCGCCTCGGGGTGTatttccgccgccgcgccgccgccatggcgtgTGACGATCAAGAATTGGAGGCCGAGTGTTCCGACGACGAGGTGTcgccggaggcggaggcagagtacaagcaCGGCGACTGGGGACGGTTCGTTGGGTTCCTGGAGAGAGCGAGCGATGACGATCGGCATGGGGATGCAGCAGTCGACGATCATCTGTATGATAGTGTGTGCTCTGCTTACTAA
- the LOC120659212 gene encoding probable inactive purple acid phosphatase 2 — protein sequence MHPETPHLPFLLFLAVAALAAGEAVAGTTLTASPAKLSPSYHQIKIRWSGLPAPDGLDYVAIYSPPSSRDRDFLGYLFLNGSASWRDGHGELSLPRLPNLRAPYQFRLFRWPASEYSYHHIDHDRNPLPHGKHRVAVSGEVSVGDPARPEQVHLAFADAVDEMRVMFLCGDGGKRVVRYGLQKDDEKGWKEVGTEVRTYEQKHMCDWPANSSLAWRDPGFVFDGLMKGLEPGRKYFYKVGSDTGGWSETYSFISRDSEANETNAFLFGDMGTYVPYNTYIRTQFESLSTVKWILRDIEALGDKPAFISHIGDISYARGYSWVWDHFFSQIEPIAANTPYHVCIGNHEYDWPSQPWKPWWATYGKDGGGECGIPYSVKFRMPGNSVLPTGNGGPDTRNLYYSFDSGVVHFVYMSTETNFLQGSDQYNFLKADLEKVNRTRTPFVVFQGHRPMYTSSDETRDAALKQQMLQNLEPLLVTYNVTLALWGHVHRYERFCPMKNFQCVNTSSSFQYPGAPVHLVIGMGGQDWQPIWQPRPDHPDVPIFPQPERSMYRGGVFGYTRLVATREKLTLTYVGNHDGQVHDMVEIFSGQVSSNSSVAEAVDGAKLSTGVSTVRKMPPLYLEIGGSVMFALLLGFGFGFLVRRKKEAAQWTPVKNEES from the exons ATGCACCCCGAAACCCCCcacctccccttcctcctcttcctcgccgtcgcggccctcgccgccggcgaggccgtggCGGGCACCACCCTCACCGCGTCCCCCGCGAAGCTTTCCCCGTCGTACCACCAGATCAAGATCCGCTGGTCGGGCCTCCCGGCCCCGGACGGCCTCGACTACGTCGCCATCtactcgccgccgtcctcccgcGACCGCGACTTCCTCGGCTACCTCTTCCTCAACGGCTCCGCCTCCTGGCGCGACGGCCACGGGGAGCTCTCCCTCCCGCGCCTCCCCAACCTCCGCGCGCCCTACCAGTTCCGCCTCTTCCGCTGGCCCGCCAGTGAGTACTCCTACCACCACATCGACCACGACCGGAACCCGCTCCCCCACGGCAAGCACCGCGTCGCCGTCTCCGGCGAGGTCTCCGTCGGCGACCCCGCCCGCCCCGAGCAGGTGCACCTCGCCTTCGCGGACGCGGTCGACGAGATGCGGGTCATGTTCCtgtgcggcgacggcgggaagAGGGTCGTCAGGTACGGCCTGCAGAAAGATGACGAGAAAGGGTGGAAGGAGGTGGGCACGGAGGTGAGGACGTATGAGCAGAAGCACATGTGCGATTGGCCGGCGAACAGCAGCCTCGCCTGGAGGGATCCGGGATTCGTCTTCGACGGCCTCATGAAGGGATTGGAGCCCGGAAGGAAGTACTTTTACAAG GTCGGTAGTGACACAGGAGGATGGAGTGAAACCTACAGTTTTATTTCACGTGACAGTGAAGCCAATGAGACTAACGCGTTTCTTTTTGGTGACATGGGAACATATGTGCCTTATAACACCTACATTCGCACACAATTTGAGAGCTTATCCACAGTAAAGTGGATCCTCCGTGATATTGAAGCCCTTGGAGATAAACCTGCCTTTATTTCACACATTGGGGACATCAGCTATGCTAGAGGTTATTCTTGGGTATGGGATCATTTCTTCAGCCAGATTGAGCCTATTGCTGCCAATACCCCCTACCATGTCTGTATTGGAAATCATGAGTATGATTGGCCATCACAACCTTGGAAACCATGGTGGGCTACATATGGAAAGGACGGTGGGGGTGAATGTGGAATACCATACAGTGTCAAGTTCAGAATGCCTGGCAATTCAGTTCTACCTACTGGTAATGGTGGTCCAGACACCAGGAATCTTTATTACTCCTTTGATTCAGGTGTGGTGCATTTCGTGTACATGTCAACTGAAACTAATTTTCTTCAGGGCAGTGACCAGTACAACTTCTTAAAAGCGGACCTTGAGAAGGTGAACCGAACTAGAACACCATTCGTTGTTTTTCAGGGCCACCGTCCCATGTACACCTCAAGTGATGAAACCAGGGATGCTGCTTTGAAACAGCAGATGCTCCAGAATTTGGAACCACTGCTGGTGACATACAATGTGACCCTTGCACTCTGGGGACATGTCCACAGGTATGAGAGGTTCTGCCCCATGAAGAACTTCCAATGTGTTAACACTTCGTCAAGCTTCCAATACCCTGGCGCCCCTGTGCATCTTGTGATCGGGATGGGTGGTCAAGACTGGCAACCTATATGGCAACCAAGGCCTGATCACCCTGATGTTCCCATCTTTCCGCAGCCTGAGAGGTCTATGTACCGTGGTGGTGTGTTTGGATACACAAGACTTGTAGCTACAAGGGAGAAGCTAACACTAACGTATGTGGGGAACCATGATGGGCAAGTCCATGATATGGTGGAGATATTTTCTGGCCAAGTATCCAGCAACAGCAGTGTTGCTGAGGCTGTTGATGGTGCAAAACTCAGCACAGGAGTCAGCACTGTGCGAAAAATGCCTCCTTTGTACTTGGAAATCGGAGGCAGTGTGATGTTTGCACTACTGCTGGGGTTTGGTTTTGGATTTCTTGTCAGGAGAAAGAAAGAAGCTGCACAATGGACTCCGGTAAAGAACGAGGAATCTTAA
- the LOC120659210 gene encoding blue copper protein-like: MEPMRLALALLVVAVAASQLPSAAEAANYTVGDDKGWNPDVDYTAWVKKHKPFYKGDWLIFEYQTGRADVVQVGEVGYDKCDKAGALTSYSKGTSYAFQLKEAKDYYFICSYGYCYTGMKLHLTAKSSSSSSSGGSSSSADDSSSSDDSSDTPSPSSKKDKAKAKSSSSAAPPSILAATPYAAIAATGAALLHLHRIVL, from the exons ATGGAGCCGATGCGGCTGGCGCTGGCCCTGCTTGTGGTCGCCGTGGCGGCGTCGCAGCTGccatcggcggcggaggcggccaacTACACGGTGGGCGACGACAAGGGCTGGAACCCCGACGTGGACTACACGGCCTGggtcaagaagcacaagccctTCTACAAGGGAGACTGGCTCA TCTTCGAGTACCAGACGGGGCGGGCGGACGTGGTGCAGGTGGGCGAGGTGGGCTACGACAAGTGCGACAAGGCCGGCGCCCTCACCAGCTACAGCAAGGGCACCTCCTACGCCTTCCAGCTCAAGGAGGCCAAGGACTACTACTTCATCTGCAGCTACGGCTACTGCTACACTGGCATGAAGCTACACCTCACCGCcaagtcctcctcctcctcctcctccggcggctcCTCCTCATCTGCTGATGATTCCTCCTCTTCCGACGACTCCTCCGACACGCCCTCGCCGTCCTCCAAGAAGGACAAGGCCAAAGCCAAGTCGTCgtccagcgccgcgccgccgtccatccTCGCCGCCACCCCCTACGCCGCCATTGCTGCCACAGGCGCCGCCCTGCTCCATCTCCACAGGATTGTGCTGTGA